The Nitrobacter hamburgensis X14 genome contains the following window.
CCCCGGCGCGGGTGAAGGCAAATACGGAGCGCCCCTGCCAGATAGCGATTTGAGCGACGATATGGCCTGCCGCGCCAAATCCGTAGATACCGAGCCGTTCGGCGTTGCCCGCCATGACCAGCGACCGCCAACCTATCAGGCCGGCACATAATAGCGGCGCGACCGACACGTCATCGCCGGTTCGGCCGATCGCGAAAGCATAGCGCGCATCGGCGATGGTGTGGGTTGCGAAGCCGCCATCGCGGGTGTAGCCGGTGAAAAGCGGGCGGTCGCACAAATTCTCCATGCCGAGGCGGCAATAACGGCAAACGCCGCAGGTGTACCCAAGCCAGGGGATCCCAATGCGGTCACCAATCTGATGACCGGTTACGCCGATACCCATCAGGTCGATGCGGCCGACGATTTCATGACCAGGGATGATCGGATAGCGGATGCCGGGAAGTTCCGAATCGACGACATGGAGATCGGTGCGGCAAACCCCACACGCGTTGATTTTGACGCGGATTTCTCCGTCGCCGGGGACTGGATCGTCGCGCTCCTGCACCTGGAGCGGTGTGGCTGGAGCCGAGAGCACCATCGCGCGCATGGAATGCCTCCTAACAAGGCCAGCAGCGCAGTACGTCCGATCAGCTTGGAACGTAACGCGGGTATTCATTGCAGTGCAACAGCCACCCCTGTTTGACCTCGATCAAAATATTCCCGCTGGCGCGTGGTGAGATGACGCCGCCCAGAGGTCATTATTTGGAGGATCAATCATGATGAAGTCGCTCATCCCGGTAGGACGGGATAGTTCCCTGGCACGTACCGAAGCAAATCCGTTGGCGAGATTGCAGCAAGAGATGGACCGGTTGTTCGATGGTTTCAGCAGGAGCTTTGCCGGTCTGTCGTCACGGACGCTGATGCCCAGCATGGATCTTGCCGAGACGGACAAGGAGATTGAATTGACCGCGGAACTGCCCGGCATGGAGGAGAAAGACGTGCAGTTGAATGTCGTGGACAATCATTTGACGATTCGCGGCGAAAAGAAGAACCAGCGAGAGGAAAAAGAAAAGGACTATCATCTTGTCGAGCGGGCCTACGGTTCCTTCGTGCGAACTGTCGAACTGC
Protein-coding sequences here:
- a CDS encoding zinc-dependent alcohol dehydrogenase family protein, which codes for MRAMVLSAPATPLQVQERDDPVPGDGEIRVKINACGVCRTDLHVVDSELPGIRYPIIPGHEIVGRIDLMGIGVTGHQIGDRIGIPWLGYTCGVCRYCRLGMENLCDRPLFTGYTRDGGFATHTIADARYAFAIGRTGDDVSVAPLLCAGLIGWRSLVMAGNAERLGIYGFGAAGHIVAQIAIWQGRSVFAFTRAGDVAAQDFARQLGAVWAGASDQRPPAELDAAIIYAPAGELVPLALRAVRKGGRVVCAGIHMSDIPSFPYNLLWEERQLLSVANLTRRDGIEFFKIVPQAGIHIRTTTFPLDRANDALAMLRAGQLLGAAVLQP
- a CDS encoding Hsp20/alpha crystallin family protein translates to MMKSLIPVGRDSSLARTEANPLARLQQEMDRLFDGFSRSFAGLSSRTLMPSMDLAETDKEIELTAELPGMEEKDVQLNVVDNHLTIRGEKKNQREEKEKDYHLVERAYGSFVRTVELPPGVNLDSIKAVMSKGVLKVTVPKPAPAQAKTIEVKTAA